One window from the genome of Limnochordia bacterium encodes:
- a CDS encoding prepilin-type N-terminal cleavage/methylation domain-containing protein, translated as MFKLFRSKGEDGFTIAELLIVIVVLGILAAIAIPSYTGLQKRARIAALESSGRAIALGLEMYKAFEGDGKYPVSLAFDDTETVLEEYIENYAEIIAIIDDTEENSKSTYKPSDDKLSYTMHLTHRQDENAQIWVKNGTVYTQDPDSTEGNQSLK; from the coding sequence ATGTTCAAACTTTTCCGCTCAAAGGGTGAAGACGGATTCACCATTGCTGAACTATTAATCGTCATCGTTGTATTGGGCATTCTCGCCGCTATTGCTATTCCCAGTTATACGGGACTCCAAAAGCGTGCACGCATTGCAGCACTTGAAAGTAGCGGCCGAGCAATCGCATTGGGACTGGAGATGTACAAAGCATTCGAAGGGGACGGCAAGTATCCAGTATCACTAGCTTTTGACGACACAGAGACAGTCCTTGAGGAGTACATTGAAAACTACGCGGAGATAATTGCTATCATCGACGATACAGAAGAGAATAGCAAATCAACATACAAGCCTAGCGATGACAAACTTAGCTATACAATGCACCTTACGCATAGGCAGGATGAAAACGCTCAGATCTGGGTCAAAAACGGTACGGTATATACCCAGGATCCGGATTCGACAGAGGGCAATCAGAGTCTTAAGTAA
- a CDS encoding AraC family transcriptional regulator, with translation MGNVVYVQDRSWSAYHTAAGVARSLFYYVEAGGHFWTDTKYRTKRQDLNSMLLVYTLKGKGYLEYRGSSYTLTEGYGFLINCMDEQVYYTDTKELWEILWVHFNGSESAGYIERIYQTLGPLFYAPQSSVIPTNIRSIHTLLNARDPRLDIQGSCLIVQILTELLLRTFIDDDGSALPPLVETVIKKLENEYNKPLNLDNIARSVGVSKYHLSRTFKKHTGFSPYEYLLNYRLTRGKTLLQHTDLPVEEIAYRVGFSSSSHFIRMFRKYEEMTPLQFRKRSM, from the coding sequence ATGGGAAATGTGGTCTATGTGCAAGATAGGTCCTGGAGTGCCTATCATACTGCCGCAGGGGTAGCCCGATCACTCTTCTACTATGTGGAAGCTGGCGGACATTTTTGGACTGATACTAAGTATCGTACAAAAAGGCAAGATCTAAATAGTATGCTCTTGGTTTACACCCTAAAGGGCAAGGGTTATCTGGAATACCGGGGTAGCTCCTATACTCTTACAGAGGGGTATGGGTTTTTAATCAACTGCATGGATGAGCAGGTCTATTATACGGATACCAAAGAGCTATGGGAGATCCTTTGGGTGCATTTCAATGGCAGTGAAAGTGCTGGATACATCGAGCGGATCTACCAAACGCTCGGTCCATTATTTTACGCGCCACAATCCAGCGTTATACCGACAAACATCAGATCGATTCATACCCTACTTAACGCCAGGGATCCCCGCTTGGATATACAAGGGTCCTGCCTAATCGTCCAAATACTTACCGAGCTGCTACTTAGGACCTTCATTGACGACGATGGTAGCGCTCTGCCTCCCCTTGTTGAGACCGTAATTAAAAAACTAGAGAATGAATATAATAAACCGCTGAATCTGGACAATATCGCTCGGAGTGTAGGGGTCAGCAAGTATCACCTATCCCGTACCTTCAAGAAACATACCGGATTTAGTCCCTATGAGTATCTACTGAACTACCGGCTCACCCGGGGTAAGACACTGCTGCAACATACAGACTTGCCAGTGGAGGAAATAGCTTATCGGGTTGGGTTTAGTAGTTCCAGTCACTTCATCAGGATGTTCCGGAAGTACGAGGAAATGACACCGCTACAGTTTCGAAAACGGTCAATGTAG